In Deinococcus puniceus, one genomic interval encodes:
- a CDS encoding DegV family protein, which yields MLAVLTDSTCDLHPDTAQQLGIHTVSLSVQLGSRSLLDWQEVDPDAVYDHLRAGGSVSTQPVTTDAFEAAYRTLLTTHEQIVSVHLSGQLSETVKHAREAAERLGAARRIHIVDSGLASAPLAEAVIAAREAVQAGGTAETARQAVETVRRDLHAEFTVPSLEYLRRGGRIGRAQEFFGNVLGMRPVLAFTGGQLKAVRRVRATGATQDLLGTIRERYGDTPLSVTIAHAGRDPARIAELRAAMIASGLNVAKGRVQLMGPVIGAHVGPGTYGFMARPVEA from the coding sequence ATGCTCGCCGTTCTCACCGACTCTACATGTGATCTTCATCCAGACACCGCCCAGCAGTTGGGCATCCACACGGTCTCCCTGAGTGTGCAACTCGGCAGCCGCTCGCTGCTGGACTGGCAAGAAGTAGACCCGGACGCCGTGTATGACCACTTGCGGGCAGGTGGCAGCGTCAGCACCCAGCCGGTGACCACCGACGCTTTCGAGGCGGCCTACCGAACGTTGTTGACCACCCACGAGCAGATCGTCTCCGTCCATCTGTCCGGGCAACTCTCAGAAACGGTGAAGCACGCCCGCGAGGCCGCTGAACGCTTGGGAGCGGCCCGCCGCATCCATATCGTGGATTCGGGCCTCGCTTCTGCGCCGTTGGCCGAAGCCGTGATCGCCGCCCGTGAAGCGGTGCAGGCCGGAGGCACAGCCGAAACCGCCCGTCAGGCTGTAGAAACGGTGCGCCGTGACCTACACGCCGAATTCACGGTGCCCAGCCTCGAATACCTGCGCCGGGGCGGACGCATTGGCCGCGCTCAGGAATTTTTCGGCAATGTGCTAGGTATGCGCCCGGTGCTGGCTTTTACGGGCGGCCAGCTGAAAGCCGTGCGCCGCGTGCGGGCCACAGGTGCCACCCAAGATCTGCTGGGCACGATCAGGGAACGCTACGGCGATACACCCCTAAGCGTGACCATCGCCCATGCCGGACGGGATCCCGCCCGTATCGCCGAACTCCGAGCCGCCATGATCGCCAGTGGCCTGAACGTTGCCAAAGGCCGCGTGCAACTGATGGGGCCGGTGATCGGGGCGCACGTGGGGCCGGGAACTTACGGATTCATGGCGCGGCCCGTAGAGGCGTGA